A part of Rhinoderma darwinii isolate aRhiDar2 chromosome 1, aRhiDar2.hap1, whole genome shotgun sequence genomic DNA contains:
- the EMC4 gene encoding ER membrane protein complex subunit 4 isoform X2, producing the protein MKRDVTAMAAPSNLVAKSGRRFKWAIEFSTGGTRGRGERSAPQDSMYPVGYSDKQVPDTSVQESDHILVEKRCWDIALGPLKQIPMNLFIMYMAGNTISIFPIMMACMMAWRPIQALLATPATFKLLESSGQRFLQGLVYLIGNLLGLALAVYKCQSMGLLPTHASDWLAFIEPPERIEYTGGGLLL; encoded by the exons ATGAAACGAGAT GTTACAGCAATGGCAGCTCCATCAAATTTGGTTGCAAAAAGTGGACGGCGCTTTAAATGGGCCATTGAGTTTAGTACTGGTGGAACCAG AGGTCGAGGTGAAAGGAGTGCTCCACAAGACAGTATGTATCCAGTAGGGTATTCTGACAAACAAGTCCCAGACACCAGTGTACAGGAGTCTGACCACATCCTAGTAGAGAAG CGCTGCTGGGACATCGCCTTGGGACCGCTGAAGCAGATCCCCATGAATCTGTTTATTATGTATATGGCTGGGAACACAATTTCCATCTTCCCCATTATGATGGCGTGTATGATGGCATGGCGACCAATACAAGCACTGCTTGCTACACCTGCCA CCTTCAAGCTCTTGGAGAGCTCTGGTCAGCGTTTCCTTCAAGGGCTGGTTTATCTCATTGGAAACCTTCTGGGCCTTGCATTGGCTGTTTATAAGTGTCAGTCTATGGGACTTCTACCCACACATGCTTCTGATTGGCTGGCCTTCATTGAACCACCTGAG AGAATAGAGTACACCGGAGGAGGCCTCTTACTATGA
- the EMC4 gene encoding ER membrane protein complex subunit 4 isoform X3, producing the protein MAAPSNLVAKSGRRFKWAIEFSTGGTRGRGERSAPQDSMYPVGYSDKQVPDTSVQESDHILVEKRCWDIALGPLKQIPMNLFIMYMAGNTISIFPIMMACMMAWRPIQALLATPATFKLLESSGQRFLQGLVYLIGNLLGLALAVYKCQSMGLLPTHASDWLAFIEPPERIEYTGGGLLL; encoded by the exons ATGGCAGCTCCATCAAATTTGGTTGCAAAAAGTGGACGGCGCTTTAAATGGGCCATTGAGTTTAGTACTGGTGGAACCAG AGGTCGAGGTGAAAGGAGTGCTCCACAAGACAGTATGTATCCAGTAGGGTATTCTGACAAACAAGTCCCAGACACCAGTGTACAGGAGTCTGACCACATCCTAGTAGAGAAG CGCTGCTGGGACATCGCCTTGGGACCGCTGAAGCAGATCCCCATGAATCTGTTTATTATGTATATGGCTGGGAACACAATTTCCATCTTCCCCATTATGATGGCGTGTATGATGGCATGGCGACCAATACAAGCACTGCTTGCTACACCTGCCA CCTTCAAGCTCTTGGAGAGCTCTGGTCAGCGTTTCCTTCAAGGGCTGGTTTATCTCATTGGAAACCTTCTGGGCCTTGCATTGGCTGTTTATAAGTGTCAGTCTATGGGACTTCTACCCACACATGCTTCTGATTGGCTGGCCTTCATTGAACCACCTGAG AGAATAGAGTACACCGGAGGAGGCCTCTTACTATGA
- the EMC4 gene encoding ER membrane protein complex subunit 4 isoform X1 — MVVILLSDRYILYLFRRFLVTAMAAPSNLVAKSGRRFKWAIEFSTGGTRGRGERSAPQDSMYPVGYSDKQVPDTSVQESDHILVEKRCWDIALGPLKQIPMNLFIMYMAGNTISIFPIMMACMMAWRPIQALLATPATFKLLESSGQRFLQGLVYLIGNLLGLALAVYKCQSMGLLPTHASDWLAFIEPPERIEYTGGGLLL; from the exons atGGTCGTTATTCTTTTAAGTGATCGTTATATTTTGTACTTATTTAGGCGATTTTTG GTTACAGCAATGGCAGCTCCATCAAATTTGGTTGCAAAAAGTGGACGGCGCTTTAAATGGGCCATTGAGTTTAGTACTGGTGGAACCAG AGGTCGAGGTGAAAGGAGTGCTCCACAAGACAGTATGTATCCAGTAGGGTATTCTGACAAACAAGTCCCAGACACCAGTGTACAGGAGTCTGACCACATCCTAGTAGAGAAG CGCTGCTGGGACATCGCCTTGGGACCGCTGAAGCAGATCCCCATGAATCTGTTTATTATGTATATGGCTGGGAACACAATTTCCATCTTCCCCATTATGATGGCGTGTATGATGGCATGGCGACCAATACAAGCACTGCTTGCTACACCTGCCA CCTTCAAGCTCTTGGAGAGCTCTGGTCAGCGTTTCCTTCAAGGGCTGGTTTATCTCATTGGAAACCTTCTGGGCCTTGCATTGGCTGTTTATAAGTGTCAGTCTATGGGACTTCTACCCACACATGCTTCTGATTGGCTGGCCTTCATTGAACCACCTGAG AGAATAGAGTACACCGGAGGAGGCCTCTTACTATGA